The following DNA comes from Bacteroidota bacterium.
GCGCCGCAGCAGGTGCTGCAGCAGGCGTCGGCCCAGGTCTACCCCTCCGCCCTCGTCGCCCAGCACATAGCCGTGGCCGCCTATGGTTTGGCTGATTTCTTGCCCATCGTAGTAGCAGCTGTTGCTACCTGTACCGAGTATACACACCAGCGCAGGCTGGTGGCCTGCCAGGGCGCGGGCGGCACCCAGTATGTCGTGCCACACCTGCGCAGGGGCAGCTAGTAGCTCGCTCAGCAGAGCCTCCATCTGGCGGCACTGATGTGGCAGCGCAAAGGATGCTCCATAAAAGCTAATCCCTACGGGAGTAGGCTGCTGCTGGGCAGCGGGCAGGAGCTCCTCTACCAGCAGGCGGCGTATCTGTGCAAATGCCTGAATGCCTGGATTTATGCCCCCGGTACGTAGCACCGGGCCGGACGCTGCCGGCAGGTTCCCGGCTAGCCATGCCCAGTCGGTCTTTGTACCTCCACTATCGGCAATCAGCTGCATTTCTTCTTTTTCGATAGGCCAAACTCAGTATGGGCGGTAGCAGGCGCAGTTCTTGCTTGGCCCGTCTTATCGTTTCTCACCTGAATGGTAAGGAAGCTGGGAGAGCAAGCCACCTGCCCTCACCTAGACCCTGGCCGCTACCAGCAGCTGGGCAATCTGCACGGCATTGGTAGCCGCACCCTTGCGCAGGTTGTCTGCTACTATCCAGAGGTTCAGCGTGTTGGGTTGGCTCTCGTCCAGGCGAATTCGGCCTACAAACACCTCGTTTTTGCCTCGGCTATACAGGGGCATGGGGTATTGCTGCCTGGCGGGGTCGTCCTGCACTACCAGTCCGGGCTGGAGGCCCAGTAGGGCACGCACCTCATCCAGGCTCCCGATAGGTTTTTGTAGCTCCACGTTCACGCTCTCGCTGTGCCCACCCACTACGGGCACGCGCACAGCGGTAGCGGTAATGGCCAAGCTGTCATCGCCCAGGATTTTTCGGGTTTCATGTACCAGCTTCATCTCTTCGCGGGTGTAACCATTATCCAGGAACACGTCGCAGTGTGGCAGGCAGTTCAGGTCTATTTTGTGTGGATACACGGTTTCTGCCTCCAGTCCTTCCCGCTCGCGCATCATCTGGTCTACGGCTTTCTTGCCGGTTCCGGTTACACTCTGGTAGGTACTGATCACCAGGCGCCTGATTCCGTATGCCCGGTGGAGGGGTGCCAGGGCCACTACCATCTGGATGGTAGAGCAGTTAGGGTTCGCTATGATCTTGCTGCCATTCAGGTGTGCGGCGTTCACCTCTGGCACCACCAGGGGCACCTGTGGATCCATGCGCCAGGCAGAGCTGTTGTCTATCACCGTAGTTCCCAGCTCGGCAAAGCGGGGGGCATAGGCACGGCTGGTGTCTCCGCCGGCTGAAAACAGGGCGATGTCTGGCCGCTCTGCCAGGGCCTGCTCCATGCTGCGTACTACATGCTCCTTCCCACCAAAGAAGACAGCCTTGCCCGCCGATCGCTCTGAAGCAACCGGGATAAACTGCGTAACTGGAAATGCCAGCTCACTCAGTACCTCTATCATCTGCTGGCCTACCAGGCCTGTTGCACCCACTACGGCTACTTTCATGTCTCCAGAATTTGGAATCCCCGTTTTTGTTCTGCAAAGGTACGAAAAAAATTCGCCCCTCCGTAGATGATACGGGCGTGTGCCCAGGCAGCTTCTTTCATCCGGGGCAGGGCAGCCACACGCCTAGGTGCTGGCCTTGTGCAGCGCAACAAGTTTTTCTACGATCGTGGGGTCCAGCAGGGTACTGGTGTCGCCCAGCCGTTCGGTTTCTCCGGCGGCAATGAGGCGCAAGATGCGGCGCATAATCTTTCCGCTGCGGGTTTTGGGCAGGCCGGGCACCAGCAGGATTCGGTCGGGCCGCGCTATGGGGCCAATCTGGCGCACCACTAGGTCGAGTATCTCGGCGCATAGCTGGTCCGGGTCGGTTGTGTAGCCGGGCATCGGGATCGCGTAGGCAAAGATTCCCTGCCCCTTTATGGGGTGCGGATAGTCTGTAACGGCTGCCTCCACCACATCTGGGTGCTGGTCTATGGCATCTTCCACCTCTGCCGTGCCTATGCGGTGTCCGCTCACGTTTATCACGTCGTCTACCCTGCCCAGTATGCGGTAGTGGCCCACCTCATCTCGCTTGGCACCATCGCCGGTAAAGTACATACCCGGATAGGCCTGCAGGTATGTCTGCTGGTAGCGGGCATGGTCTCCCCAGGTGGTGCGGGCCACACTAGGCCAGGGTCGGCGTATGCACAGGTTGCCCTCTATGGCCTGCCCAGGTGTCCAGGGTATCTCCTTCCCCTCGGCATCCATCAGCACTGGCTCTATACCGGGCAGGGGGTAAGCGGCATAGGTAGGCTTGGCCGCCGGCTCTCCGGCTATAGGTGTCAGCATAACGGCACCCGTCTCTGTTTGCCACCAGGTGTCTACCACAGGGCAGCGGCCACCGCCTATCTGGTGGTAGTACCATTCCCAGGCCTCCTGGTTAATAGGCTCGCCCACGGTGCCGAGTACGCGCAGCGAGCTTAGGTCTCTCCCTCGCAGGGGCTCGTCTCCATAGGCCATTAGGGCGCGAATGGCCGTAGGTGCAGTATAGAACAGGGTAACACGATGCTGATCCACCACCTCCCAAAATCGGCCCGGGTTGGGCCAGGTGGGTATCCCCTCAAACATCAAGAGGCTTGTTCCGTTCAGTAGGGGGCCGTACACCAGATAGGTGTGTCCGGTAATCCAGCCCACATCTGCGGTGCACCAGAATAGGTCGCCCCCCTGAACCTGAAATACATTGGCAAAACTATGGCCCGCATTCACCATATAGCCTGCGGTGGTGTGCAGTATGCCCTTGGGCTTGCCGGTGCTGCCGCTGGTGTACAGGATAAAGAGCGGGGCTTCGGCATCCATGGCGCGGGGCGCCACGGTAGCATCGGCAGGCACAGTAGCTAGCTGGCTGTGGTACCATAGGTCGCGCCCTGCGGCCATGCGCACCGGTGCTGCCGTGCGCTGTAGCACCAGGCAGTGGGCCACACCCGGGCTTTGGGCCAAAGCCTCGTCTGCAATCGCCTTTAGCGATACTTCCTTCTCCCCTCGGTAGGCGCCATCGGCTGTAATCAGCAGTTTGCAGCCGGCATCCTGCAGCCTGTCTGCCAGTGCCTGCGCGCTGAAGCCACCAAAAACCACGGAATGCACTGCCCCAATGCGTGCACAGGCCAGCATGGCGTAGGCCGCCTCGGGCACCATAGGCAGGTAGATGCATACGCGGTCTCCGGGCTGTATGCCCAGCCCGAGCAGTACTTGGGCCAGGCGGTTCACCTCTGCATACAGCTGGGAAAAGCTAATGCGGCGAACTGGCTCGGCAGGGTCATTGGGTTGCCACAAGATAGCCGTCTGATCTGCCCGCTCCGGCAAATGCCGGTCGATACAATTGGCAGCTACATTCGTCTTGCCCCCGGCAAACCAGCACGGGTCTGCGGTGGCAAAGCTGCCCGAGCACACCTGCTGCCAGGGCTGCTGCCAGGTATACCTGGCGGCCACCTCGGCCCAGTAGCCATCCGGATCGGCCTGCGCCCGGGCGTAAGCTGCCTGGTAGTCAGAAAAAGTAAAAATACTGCGGTGCATAGGCGAATAGCTAGGCCAATAAAGATAAAATGTTGTACTTGATGCCGAAAATATAAGTGAAAGAGGTCATCGAAAGTGTGCCGGATTCCTAAATTTGCGACAATACGTCTTTAGCCATCATTATTTTGTTTAGAAGTCATAGCCTGCTCAAGGCTCTTCTCCTGGGTTTTTGCGTACTGTGCAGCGTAGGCTGCCAGCGCAAGGTGCAGCTTTTTAGGGGAGACTATGAGCAGTATTACCGGGAACAGAAACGGGTGGACCGCAAGGCTGCTGTTGTAACCCTGCGTCCCTATCCAGTAGATATGCTTAGCTACCGCCACCGGATCCGGGTGGGAGATGAGCTAACGCTAAGAATATACAACCTGCCCACCGTGCTAGAGACTGGCATCAAGCTGGCCGAAGAGCCCGCTGGCTTCAAAGCAAATGTGGACGTGCATGGCTATGTGTACTTCCCGCTGCTGCCCAGGCTGTATGCAAAAGGGCTGCTGACCGAGGAGGTGGAGGAACTGGCGGTAAACGAGCTGGCCAAGCTTTACAAAGATCCGCTGCTGAGCGTACGCCTGAGCAACCTGCGGGCCTATGTGTTTGGCGCTAGTGGGGGCCGAGGTGTCGTGCAACAAGTGGTGACTACCGGTTCCGGCACATTCATACAGATGGAGCAGGAGGAAGAGAGCCTCGTGAGCATCCTCAGCAAGGCGGGCGGCATATCCAATACGGCCAATATCGCCAAGGTGAAAATCATCCGAAACTACCAGTCCGACAGCCTGCAAATTATCTGGGTAGACCTCCGGAATCCGGATGTACTGAATGATCCCATGCTTAACATTCGCTCTGAAGACATTGTTTATATGGAATCCAGAGGACTTCCGCTGTTCCTTACCGAGCTGAATCCCTACCTAACCTTCATCAATGTTGGACTAAGCCTCTTCCTGGTGTACCAGGCGGCAATCCGATAAGCACCATGGCACAGCTGGACCGTAGAATAGACGAATATCTGGGCAAACGCATACTGGGCGTATTCCTGCGAAAACGGTGGCTGATACTGGGATGCACGCTCGCCTGTTTTCTGGCAGCCAACCTATACCTGCGGTATGTCAAAACACTATACAAGGTGCATGGAACCCTGCGGATAGACATAGGTGTAAACCAGAGCTTCCAGTTGGGCCTGGAACAAGGCGACCCTTTACAAAAGAGCCTTACCGAGGTAGGCATTATAACCAGCATAGAACATATCCGCAAGGTGGTACAGACGCTCGGGCTGAATGTGGTGTATGAGCAAAAGGGACGGGTTAAGTCTTCGGTCATCTTTGGCAGCGTTCCATTTCGGCTACATTACGCAAACGAGCACTTCTCCCTCTATGGACAACGCTTCTCGCTAACTACGCTGGCAGGGAATCGGTATCGAATAAGACTGGGTCAAGACGACCAACAGGAACAGGAGGCCCGTTTTGGCGAAACCATCACACTGGGGGGCGAACAGCTGAAACTGGAACAGACACGAAGCACACTAACGGACCAGGAGTTTGAGTTTTATGTGCTGGATACAAACACCATGATTCAGCAGATAAAGGAAAACCTGAGTGTACTACCCGCCGGGTCGGAGGAGATATTCGACCTGTTTTACGTGGACGAAAGCACGGATCGAGGCAAGGCAATTCTGGATGAACTTATCCAGATTTATCTCAAGTCGGAACGCAAGAACAAGGAAAAAAGCTACATCCAGCAGATAGCCTACATCCAGGGCTTTCAGCAAACACTTCAGGACTCCATTAAGCAGGCACGCCTCTTGCTGGAACAATATGAGCTGAAAGCCGAAATCCCCATTCTGCTGGGCCTGCAAAACACCACGGTGCAGACATATGGAAGTAGTGAGCAGCAAATAAAAAACCTGGGTCCGCAGCTGGCCACCCTCCGCCAGCTGAATGCCTACCTGATAGGCCTGCAGGGTAAGCTAGCGGATCCGGACTTAAGTCTCTCTTTCAGTAACTACCCGCTGAACATAGAACCCATCAACGCCCTTTATCAGAAAATGTCTGAACTGGTGGCTGAGCGCAAGGCACTGCTAAGCCAGGTAAGCTCCCGCAGCTACACCATTGTCAAGCGCGACCGTGAGCTCGCCCAACTATACAGCAATCTTCGAAATCTTGTACTCAAAGAGATTGGCCTAAGTGAAAAGGAGCAGGCAAAGATGCAGGCCGAGAACAGCCAAAGCAAGACACGTATTTACAGCCTGCCTGCCAAAGAGCGTACACAAAAGGAACTGCAAGAAAACTATGTCGATCTGGAGCAAAAGCTTCGCGAATTTGAAAAACTGGTTTTCGACCTGAATGTAGCTAAAGCAGCCATTACCTCAAATTCAGAGATCATCCGTCAGCCAAGTCCAGAGCCATTCCCTATTTCGCCAAAGCGAAACATCCTGCTGTATGGCAGCTTGATTCTGGGTTTTTTTGGCTCTATTTCAGTTATCCTGGTCATAGAAGCAACCAAAGAGAAACTCTCCTACCGCTCCGAGCTGGAGGCCAAGACTAGTGTGCCCATCATTGGGGAAGTAGCCCGCTCTCGCACCCGAGAGCCTGCAGATATAGTCCACGTGCTGATGCACCCCAAGTCATCGGTTACGGAATCCTTCCGTTCACTGAGGAGTAACATCCGGTTTCTGCTGAACGAAGACAAGAGCGCCACCATTGCATTCACCAGCACCGTAAGTGGGGAGGGCAAGAGCTATTCCTCCATCAATTTTGCCGCCATCCTGTCTTTGCTGGACCGGTCGGTGGTATTGGTAGATGTAGACCTGCGAAAACCACGATTACACAAAACTTTTAAGACGAGGAACGATTCTGGATTAACCAGTTATCTAATCAATCAGGACGACCTGGATGACATCATCCAATCTTCCGGCTTTCAAAATCTCGACTTCATTGCGGCTGGCCCCATCCCCCCAAATCCAGCGGAGCTGATTAATAGCAAACGCTTCAACCAGCTCATTTCCGAGCTTAAGGAGCGATACGACTACGTAGTAATGGACACCTCGCCCGTAGGCATGGTAACCGATGCGCTGCCTATTATCAAGTCAAGCGACATCTGCATGTACCTGTTTCGGGCGGACTACAGCCGCAAGCTGTTTCTCAAATACATCGAGCGAATTATCGAAGAGAATCGCTACCCAAAAATCTATGTGGTATTTAACTGCGTGAATCCATCCATACAGAAGTATGGCTATAGCTATAGCTACGGGTATGGAAAAACCTATGGCTACGGATCGGAAGCGGACAAAGAAGGGCTGGCCAGTTATATTGTGGATCCGGAGGAACCTGGCAGCAAGTGGCGTCGCTTTCTGAACCGTTGGTTTACCTGACGCACACCCTATTTACACGCCTTACCTATGCACAAGAAACCGGGATTTTGGATTGTAACAGGCATCCTGCTGCTGGGGCTGGGGGGCTACGTGGCCATATCACTGGTAAGCCCCGAAACAAAGGACCTGACGCAGGTGCGTAAGAACTATGCTGCCAGCGAGGCCATCCGCCTACTGGGCCCGGATGCCAGGCTGCTGCATCAGGTAGAGGACATAGACGCGGACGGCCAGAAGGAAACGGTGGCCTACAAGGCCATGCCCAACACGGCGCAACGGCCCAGCACGGCGAATAGTGGCTGGATATACGCACGTAGCTTTTATGTGCTAAAGCACACCTCACAGAAGACCTTCACGGTCATTCGGGCCGAAGCCAATGGGGTGCGCAACGAGCGCGACCAACCATTCGCGCCCGCTACTGCCCCGTATGGATACTGGGTAGCGCGGGATAGCCTGGAGAGCGGAGCACCTGTTTTTGTGTTCTATCTGGCCGATAGCCTGGGGCAGGTAGCAAGCGACCCGCTGCCCATCGGCTGGGACGCAGCCGCTAGCCGCTATCAGCTTATCCTTCCCTAAGGCTCCGGGCTTCTTCGTGGCGCGGAGGCACATCTGCGTACTCTCCGGGCATTGCACCCAAGGCATGGCTGAAACGTGGAGGAGCTATAACAGCCAATGCTGCGAGGCTCTCAGTTCGACTAACAGCCATGCACACAAAGGGAGAAGTGGGTGGCTGCCGGCTGGCTTACCTGGTGGTAGCAGCCTTCTTTCGGGCAATCATCATATTGCTCGTACCTTTCCGAAACTGGTAGCCCGTGCCAAACTCCAGTGGCTTGGCCTGCTTCTTCTGGTTGTAGATATCCCAGAGATCCTGCTGGAAATAATTGGAAAACAGGGCAATGGGGCGGCTATAGGCACCATAGTACTGTAGGTCCCAGTGGGTAGTGTCCAGCATGCGGATGGGCATACCGCTGTCATCCTGCACATACACCTGGCTAATCTCCAGGGTTTTATCCTTTATTAGGTGGAAGTAAGATTTGTACATCAGGTAGCTGGCCGCCTTTACATAGGTGTGGGCAGGGTTCAGGCCAGTCAGGTAGGGCAGAAAACCTTGCTCCTTTTGGATGTTGGCGTCCGACACATCTACCGAGAAATACTGCAGCTGCTGAACCGCCTTCTGGCCTGTTTTTCGGAAGAAGATCTGATTGCCCGTTACCAGCCCCTTTCCCGCCACACTCATCTCGGGGTCTGATCCTGCCGGAATGGGTTGCACCTCACCGTTGGGGCTTAGCTGGATGCGCCGCACCTGTAGCACCTCGTGGCCTGTGCGGGCCATAAATGCCAGCAAGACAGGCAGGGTACCATTCAGCTCGGCCCGCCGGAAGTCTACCGTCATGTCGTTGGTGCGGAAGAAGCTCCAGCTCAGGATAGCATACAGGCTCTTCTGCACATTAGCCAGGTTAGCCGCCAGGCGTGCCGCGTCCATCTTGCGGATGTCTATGGCATCGCCCTCTGGCTCCAGGCCAAAGAGTACGTATTTCTCGGCATGGGGATACACCGACTGAATAGCCATGAAGTCGGCCCCGCTGAATGGATAATATACGGTGTGCGTGCTTTTGTGCGCCTCGGGCAGTTCCTGTGCTGCCCATTGGGTAAGGGGCTGTACAAACTTGGCTTCTTGGCCCGGCCAGCCCTGCTCAAAGTATCGGCTATGCTGCTGTGCACCTGGGCTACTGGCCAGCGCTG
Coding sequences within:
- a CDS encoding ATPase translates to MQLIADSGGTKTDWAWLAGNLPAASGPVLRTGGINPGIQAFAQIRRLLVEELLPAAQQQPTPVGISFYGASFALPHQCRQMEALLSELLAAPAQVWHDILGAARALAGHQPALVCILGTGSNSCYYDGQEISQTIGGHGYVLGDEGGGVDLGRRLLQHLLRREASPALLEAFMQAYPDGLMAQREALYAAPKLNTALASYAPFLLAQLAVPQLQAEVQALVQASFRAFIRYTLQQYPAALHTLPVHTVGSVGFHFQALWRTSLQQAGFRPGQVLASPMPGLLQYHHLHPFPPLIK
- a CDS encoding aspartate-semialdehyde dehydrogenase; amino-acid sequence: MKVAVVGATGLVGQQMIEVLSELAFPVTQFIPVASERSAGKAVFFGGKEHVVRSMEQALAERPDIALFSAGGDTSRAYAPRFAELGTTVIDNSSAWRMDPQVPLVVPEVNAAHLNGSKIIANPNCSTIQMVVALAPLHRAYGIRRLVISTYQSVTGTGKKAVDQMMREREGLEAETVYPHKIDLNCLPHCDVFLDNGYTREEMKLVHETRKILGDDSLAITATAVRVPVVGGHSESVNVELQKPIGSLDEVRALLGLQPGLVVQDDPARQQYPMPLYSRGKNEVFVGRIRLDESQPNTLNLWIVADNLRKGAATNAVQIAQLLVAARV
- the acs gene encoding acetate--CoA ligase, with the protein product MHRSIFTFSDYQAAYARAQADPDGYWAEVAARYTWQQPWQQVCSGSFATADPCWFAGGKTNVAANCIDRHLPERADQTAILWQPNDPAEPVRRISFSQLYAEVNRLAQVLLGLGIQPGDRVCIYLPMVPEAAYAMLACARIGAVHSVVFGGFSAQALADRLQDAGCKLLITADGAYRGEKEVSLKAIADEALAQSPGVAHCLVLQRTAAPVRMAAGRDLWYHSQLATVPADATVAPRAMDAEAPLFILYTSGSTGKPKGILHTTAGYMVNAGHSFANVFQVQGGDLFWCTADVGWITGHTYLVYGPLLNGTSLLMFEGIPTWPNPGRFWEVVDQHRVTLFYTAPTAIRALMAYGDEPLRGRDLSSLRVLGTVGEPINQEAWEWYYHQIGGGRCPVVDTWWQTETGAVMLTPIAGEPAAKPTYAAYPLPGIEPVLMDAEGKEIPWTPGQAIEGNLCIRRPWPSVARTTWGDHARYQQTYLQAYPGMYFTGDGAKRDEVGHYRILGRVDDVINVSGHRIGTAEVEDAIDQHPDVVEAAVTDYPHPIKGQGIFAYAIPMPGYTTDPDQLCAEILDLVVRQIGPIARPDRILLVPGLPKTRSGKIMRRILRLIAAGETERLGDTSTLLDPTIVEKLVALHKAST
- a CDS encoding polysaccharide biosynthesis/export family protein produces the protein MFRSHSLLKALLLGFCVLCSVGCQRKVQLFRGDYEQYYREQKRVDRKAAVVTLRPYPVDMLSYRHRIRVGDELTLRIYNLPTVLETGIKLAEEPAGFKANVDVHGYVYFPLLPRLYAKGLLTEEVEELAVNELAKLYKDPLLSVRLSNLRAYVFGASGGRGVVQQVVTTGSGTFIQMEQEEESLVSILSKAGGISNTANIAKVKIIRNYQSDSLQIIWVDLRNPDVLNDPMLNIRSEDIVYMESRGLPLFLTELNPYLTFINVGLSLFLVYQAAIR
- a CDS encoding polysaccharide biosynthesis tyrosine autokinase; translation: MAQLDRRIDEYLGKRILGVFLRKRWLILGCTLACFLAANLYLRYVKTLYKVHGTLRIDIGVNQSFQLGLEQGDPLQKSLTEVGIITSIEHIRKVVQTLGLNVVYEQKGRVKSSVIFGSVPFRLHYANEHFSLYGQRFSLTTLAGNRYRIRLGQDDQQEQEARFGETITLGGEQLKLEQTRSTLTDQEFEFYVLDTNTMIQQIKENLSVLPAGSEEIFDLFYVDESTDRGKAILDELIQIYLKSERKNKEKSYIQQIAYIQGFQQTLQDSIKQARLLLEQYELKAEIPILLGLQNTTVQTYGSSEQQIKNLGPQLATLRQLNAYLIGLQGKLADPDLSLSFSNYPLNIEPINALYQKMSELVAERKALLSQVSSRSYTIVKRDRELAQLYSNLRNLVLKEIGLSEKEQAKMQAENSQSKTRIYSLPAKERTQKELQENYVDLEQKLREFEKLVFDLNVAKAAITSNSEIIRQPSPEPFPISPKRNILLYGSLILGFFGSISVILVIEATKEKLSYRSELEAKTSVPIIGEVARSRTREPADIVHVLMHPKSSVTESFRSLRSNIRFLLNEDKSATIAFTSTVSGEGKSYSSINFAAILSLLDRSVVLVDVDLRKPRLHKTFKTRNDSGLTSYLINQDDLDDIIQSSGFQNLDFIAAGPIPPNPAELINSKRFNQLISELKERYDYVVMDTSPVGMVTDALPIIKSSDICMYLFRADYSRKLFLKYIERIIEENRYPKIYVVFNCVNPSIQKYGYSYSYGYGKTYGYGSEADKEGLASYIVDPEEPGSKWRRFLNRWFT